ATACCGGTGAGTGCGAACAGCGGAACAAACACAAGGATTACAATCATCGTGCCGAACACGATCGAATTACGGACTTCCACACTGGCCCGAAACACAACCAGCAGCGGGTGTTCAGGGCTGGCACGCCGGCGGTTTGTTTTGAGCCTGCGGAAGATGTTCTCGACGTCAACAATCGCATCGTCCACCAGTTCACCGATGGCGACAGCCAGACCTCCCAGGGTCATGGTATTGATCGACAGATCGAAAAACGCGAAGACGATGGCCGTCATGAGTATGGACAGCGGAATGGCGGTCAGGGTGATGAACGTAGTGCGAAAATTCATTAGAAACAGGAACAGGATCACGACAACCAGAATTCCACCGTCTCGCAGGGCCTGTTTTACGTTGTCAATCGCACGATCAATGAAAGATTTCTGCATGTACATCGGCTCAATATGCATTCCTTTGGGAAGAGACGGCTGGAGGTCTCTCACGGCAGCAAGACATTCGTCTGTAACGGTTCGTGTATCCGAACCCGGTTGTTTGTTGACTGTCAAAACCACAGCAGGGCCACCCAGAAATTTTTCGCTGTCGTCACGCTGGTACGCCGCGCTGTCACCACGTTTTACCTGAGCCCCTTCAACAACCTGAGCAATCTGTCCCAACGCAACCGGTCGACCATCACGAATGGTGACCGCGACCTTTTGAATATCTTCCACCGACTGCACACGACCAAGTGCCCGAACCAGCAGTTCGTTCGGTCCCTGCTGGTCGAGGTACCCGCCGGTTGCGTTCCGGCTGCTTTCCTGGACGGCGTGTCTAACCTGATTCAGTGTCACCCCAAATTGCAGCATCGCGTCCGGATCGACAAGAACCTGAAATTGCTTCCGCTCCCCACCCATCGCAAAGACCTGGGAAACTCCCTGAATAGTGAGCAACCGCTGCCGGATGACCCAGTCGGCAAGCGTTCGCAGTTCCATTGCGTCTGTTTTTGTATTTTCACTCCATATACCCAGCATCAGGATCTGCCCCATGATCGATGAGACCGGTGCCAGCGTTGGTATCACTCCCTCGGGCATCCGGTCCTGGATCAGCTGGAGTCGCTCATTGACAATCTGGCGGTCGTCGTAAATATCAGTTCCCCAGTCGAATTCGACATAGACGACAGAGATTCCGACAGCGGATGAACTGCGAACGACCTGAACACCGCTGGCTCCGTTCATCGATGCTTCGATCGGGAACGTGACAAGCGTTTCAATCTCTTCCGGAGCCAATCCGTGTGCTTCTGTCATAATCACGACACGGGGCCGGTTCAAATCAGGAAACACATCGACCTGTGCGTGTATGCCCTGCCACGCTCCGTAACCGCTGATCATCAGTGCCAGGGCCATGATCAGCAGCCTTTGACGAAGCGCAAACCGAATAACGGCATTCAACATGAAATGGCTCTCCTGGCACGAATTTCAGTAAGCGGCTCCGTCACCGAACAGGGTTTGAGATGGTACCGCCACCGTTTCCCGGGTTTGTTCCATGTAGATGACGCACTGGTGGAATTGTCCTAATGGCTGTGTCCGGCATGAGGATCAGGATTACCAGGTGCCTTGTTCTTCAGTGCCATTTGCATCTGATGTGCGCCTTTCATTGCGACCAAATCACCGGGACGAAGCGTTGCGTCACCGGCGATGACAAATGAGTGCTGGTCGTGGTACTCCACGTGAACAGAGACGCGGTGGAAATCGTTTCCTTTTTTCTGAAAGACGAAGTATTCCGCCCCCTCCTGTGCGACCGCATCTACAGGTAACACAATTCGATCCGGCCATTCTTCCACCGGAACGTGTATCTGCAGACGCTGGCCGGCAAAATACATCCAGTCCACATAACGTCTTCCGCCTTGTTGTCTTTGGTGAAGAATATTATTCGGCAGCACAATGTAAAAATGCAAAGTGCGCCGTGCAGAGGAGATTTCGTTTGCCAGCCATGCAATTTGAAGCTCATCAATTCGACCGGAGGACTCGTCCTGTCGATTAAATACCGCGGAAACCTTCCACCCGCGCTGCAACGCCTGTCGTAATACATGGACGTCGGATTCGAATGCAACGCCTTCGATATACAGATGGCGGAGATCTGTCAGGACACAAAGTGTTTCCCCCGCACCAACCGACTGTCCTTTTTGAACGTTGAGCTTCTGCAGTATCAGCGGGGCGGGCACAGTGTTCTGTTCACCGGTGTTCTGTTCACCGGTCGCTGACTTGTGATGTTGTGCGTGATCGACTTCGAATGCTACCGGCCTCAGAGGTTGTTCGGTCAGTCGAATTTCGTCATCCGAATGGTCGTCTGATGACGGTGCGAACATGTGCAGGTCACCCAGCAGACGACGTGTTTTTGATATCTGTGAAACCTGTGAATCAGAAAGTCCATGCAGCCGCAATGACTCGCGCTGAGCCGTCAGCAGGGCTGTCAGTTTTTCTTTGGCGTATTTGCGTTCGAGCAGCAGTCGACCCGCCACAGCTCCGCTGTTCGGGATCTTCTGTAAACGAGCAATTTCGTTTTCTTCGATTTGCAGGTCACCCACTGTCTTTACGAAATTTGTCTGAGCTTTCACAAGATCTTCGTGGGTAAGCTGGATCCTGAAGAGCAGCGTTCCGGGCTGCACAGCTTCACCTTCGACGGCATGGATGTGAGTAATCGCTCCGGTCATCGGTGTTGCCACCTGCACTCGTGTTCGGCCTGGCTGTTCCACGACAACGGCGGGAACGGTGATGGATGTGCGAAACGACTGCAGACGGACGGGGAGAACTGTGTCTTTTGTCAGTCCCATGTTTTTGAGAGATTCCGCAGACAGCTTTGCGGACGTCGATTCAGTGTGGCCGGCATGTGTTTCATGATCATGTCCACCGGAATCCGTAACTGTGGGTTTGACGTGGCTATCAGATGCAGCATTGGCAGGGACTGCCCTGAATTTCGTGATGATTCTGCGGACTCCGCTGCGAGTTGAAGGGAACCATACACTGTGTGCCAACACACACACTGTAATCGCAGCTGTCAGCGATACCGGCCAGGCCCACCGGTTCGCATATTTCATGAATCGAATCAATAAGTGACGCACGGCGACATCGACAGAATGCAACAGAAATTGTGACACGGTGAACGCGAATTAACCGGCAACTGTAACAGTTTTCAGGAACGCGCCGGTCAATTTTACGTTTCAGCAGCGAGATCTGTGAGATTTCAGGAACCAGGCTGTGTCTGGACAGCTGACGCTCGACGCCACTCGTCCAGATTCTGCTCCGTGAGTGCTCCGGTATGCAGGGCGGAGGCGACAAGAACGCCGTCGATTCCGATTGTGTGGAGCTGAACTAAATCGTTGATACTGCGGACTCCGCCCCCGGTGATAATTTCATCGTTAGGACGCAGACCGCGTACCTGACGGCACAGTTCTGCGGTTGGAACCCCCTGTGACTTACCCACGCCCGCCAAGTCAAGCACGATCCATCGGCGGAATCCTGCTTCGGCCAGGTTCTCCAGAACTTTCAGCGGTTCCATTTGAACCCACGATTCGTCTCGGGTCAGTGGAACACCTGCCTTCAGATCAAGGCTGAGAATCAACGGTTCAGGTCCAAAGTGACGTATCAGTTTGCAGGCTGTATCCAAGTCCGGCAGCGATTCCAGCCCGACGATTACATTTCGGATTCCCAGATCCAGCAGGTCTTCTGCCTCTTCACAGGACTGAATACCTGCATCCACCATCAGGTTCAGGTTTAGTCGGGACAGCTCAGCCAGTGTACAGCGATTCGGTTGTTTGTTCAGAATTGCGTCCAGGTCTGCGATATAGGCGTTTTCTGACTTGCACACTTGATCGAGTTGCCGGAGGACAACACATGGATCTGTTGAATTTGTCAGACAGCTGCGGATCGGACGATACTCTTTCCTGCGACCTGCGACCGCCTGCACCGTAATACCATTCAGCAGGTCCAGGACCGGGATCATCTGCATCTTATTCACTCAGCCGCCTCGCGAGACACATCCGGCTCAACCACGTCGATCGGAAGGTCTTCATCAGTGTGAGCAGCTGGTGGAGTCGTGCCTGGCGCAATTTTAGGACCATCCTTATATTCGTCGATGATTTCGTGCATCTCGTCTGCAGTGATCGTTTCTTTCTCAAACAGTTCCAGACTGAGACGCCGGAGGATTTTTTCCTGGGATTTAAGAATCTCATACGCTCGTCGATAGGATTCGTCGACGATCCGTTTTACTTCCAGATCAATCTCTCGCAGCGTTTCTTCGCTGTGAATATTCTCCTGCATGATTGAGGGACCAACGGCTCCGATGAATGGCGATCTTTGAGACTCACTGTAGAACATACGTCCAAGTCGAGGACTCATGCCAAACTCGGTCACCATCCGGCGAGACATATCTGTTGCCCGCTGAAGATCGTTCTGAGCTCCGGTCGACGTTTCATCGTAGATGATCTGCTCAGCAGCAATTCCTCCCAGTAATACTGCGATGCGACCGTCAAGTTCCGACTGAGTCAGCAGCTCCCGTTCGTCCTCCGGAACCTGCAGCATATAGCCCAGAGCACCCATGCCACGCGGAATGATTGAAATCTTATGAACCGGATCCGTGTTGGGCAGGCTGGCGGCCACCAGCGCATGTCCGGACTCGTGACCGGCAACACGTCGTTTCACTTCTTCCAGCACGATGCGTGACGTCTTTTCCAGACCCGCCATGACACGTTCCACACCGTCTTCAAACGACTGCATGGTCACGCGGGTTTCACTGCGGCGGGCAGATAACAAAGCAGCCTCATTCACAAGGTTAGCCAGATCTGCTCCGACAAAACCGGGTGTTAGTCTGGCAATTTTCTGCAGGTTCACGTCGTCAGAAAGTTTTACTTTTTTGGCGTGCACATCCAGAATGTCTGCACGTCCCTTAATGTCGGGTCGATCCACAACGACGTGGCGGTCGAAACGACCAGGGCGACGCAGAGCCGGATCCAGTGTTTCAGGTCGGTTGGTTGCACCCATCACAATCACACTGTGGTCGGTACCGAAACCGTCCATCTCCACCAAAAGCGCATTGAGCGTTTGTTCGCGTTCGTCATGGCCGCCGGGTGCTCCACTGCCGCGAACTTTTCCCAGTGCATCCAGCTCGTCGATAAAAATAATTGAAGGTGAACGCTGGAGTGCCTGCTGAAACATGTCACGCACCCGGGCTGCACCTACGCCGACATACATTTCCACAAAGTCCGAACCGGAAAGGCTGAAGAAGGGAACACCTGCTTCTCCTGCAACCGCTTTGGCGAGCAGAGTCTTACCAGTCCCCGGAGGTCCCACCAGCAGAACTCCGCGTGGAATTCGTCCACCGAGTGACTGATATTTCTGAGGTGTTTTCAGGAACTCAACAATCTCCTTGAGCTCTTCGAGTGGTTCATTGATACCGGCAACGTCCTGGAATGTAATGCTGATGTCTTCCTGAGCGTAAAGCTTGCCTCGACTGCGGCCAAAGGACATTGCTGAACCGGCACCGCCCAGACGCCGAACCATAAAGATCATCAACCCTACGAACAGTCCAATCAGCAGCAATGTCGGCAGGATGTCATTCCACGGCGACGGAGCCGTTTTGTAAGAGGCCTTGATCCCGTTTTCCTGCAGAAGTTCTTCCAGCTTTGTGCCGGCATCGTCACCCTGTCCCCACAGGCCGACTCGATAATATTTTACGTCGGCTTTTCGATTGTTCTTCAGGTAATCAATCGACTTCGACTGCCAGGTCAGTTCCGTCGGGCCAATCTTCAGTTCGTGGACTTCTTCCGGTGTCAGGACACCGTCCTCAATCTTCCTGACGAATTCACTGTACTCGATCAGTTCCCCGGCCGGGGTGTGCATCGTGGAGAACACAACCATTCCGACAAGGGTGAAGACGAGGGCATACCACAGGAAATTGGTCTGAGAACCACGATCCTTTTGAGGTCCCTTTTTGGGCATCTGATCGGGTTGTTTGGAGCTGTCGGACATTCTTGTTGCCTGGTACGCAGAGTGGAGTCGTTAACCACAGTCCATTGATGACAGTTCACCCGGTGCCGGTGATTTGACGAATCCTCCAACTTTACGGCTCATTCCACGCACGGTCAACTTCTGTCCGGCACATCAACAGGTTCCTCTGCCGACCGAAACCTTTCTTTCCGGCGGAAACGGTGTAATCCACAGACTTCGCGTGTTACCAATTCTCAACTGACACAGCCGTGCAATACGGTGTTTGCACTGTAGACTCCACATAATCGCTGTAAAGCTGATCACCACTGAGGTGATTTTGGTAACTGAACGTTTCTGCTTCTGTCCGGGACACCGCCAGCGTGCCTTTCACCAAAAAACAACATGTCACAGTTCCCGATTTTCTTGCCGCAGTCGAAACGGACCACCGTATTTCCATGGTGACTGCTTATGACTATTTGTGGGCTGGTATCATGGATGAAGCCGGAGTCGACAGCATTCTGGTAGGCGATACCCTTGGTATGGTTGTTCAGGGACACTCTACCACGCTGCCAGTGACTCTGGATGAAATCATTTACCATGGGAAACTTGTGTGTCGGGCCGTTCGGCGAGCATTGGTCATTGTCGATATGCCCTTTATGTCCTATCAGGAATCACCTTTGCAGGCTGTCCGGAGTGCAGGGCGTATTATCAAGGAAACCGGCGCAGATGCTGTCAAACTGGAAGGAGGTCACATTCAGCAGTCGACGATCGAAGCGATTTGTCGAGCGGAAATTCCCGTAATGGCCCATGTCGGTATGAGGCCGCAGGCCATCCGTCGTCTGGGAGCCATGGGACGCATCCAGCGTGATGAACAGGCACTGCTGGACGATGCCCGGGCTGCTGAGGACGCCGGAGCTTTTGGACTTGTACTGGAACTCGTACCTGGTGACATTGCACGGAAAATTACTGATGCCATTTCTATTCCGACGATCGGAATTGGTGCCGGTCCAAACTGCAGCGGGCAGGTATTGGTTGGGCCGGATATGCTGGGTCTGACACCGGGTTTTAATCCCCGATTTCTGAAAAAATTTGCCGAACTCAGAGACGTTGCTCTAGACGCTGTTCGGAACTACGTCAGTGAAGTTGAACAGGGGACGTTTCCCGGACCTGAGCACACGCACCGTTGATGTTGTGAGGGGCAGTTGATGGGTCCTGTCACTCCGCGGAACGGAGTTCAGATGTCACTCCCTGCTTTTGCGAATCAACTGAAATGGTCCGGTCCTGATCTTCGGTGACCTGGATGCGCGCCAGCTAAGAACTTTGTCCGGGCGATCACTGTAAATCCCGTCGGCCCCGGCGTCCTGAACAAGCCAGTCCAGCAGCTGATCGACTGATTTCGCAGATTTTTTCAGCTGGTCTGTAGGTGCGGTCCGGACATGTACCTGCATTGCATGCGCATGAGAGAGACGAATCACGTCTGTGAAGACCGGCTCCGTGTTTTTTCCCTTGGTCATTCCGGAGATCACACCATCGACAGAGATCCCCAGTCCGTCTGCGACTCGAGCATACTCTCGAATCTTTTGTTCGGTTGGAGGGGTCCTGCAAAGCTGAATCAGCGGCAGGCGGCATTTGAGGTCAATTCGCAGTCGACGCAATTCTTTTTCGTCAAAACACTGCAGATAAATCAGATGATCCTCACCGGCCGAATCCGCTGCATTCAGAACTTTGAGTACGGAGCCGGCAACGTCAAACTGTTCAGCTCGATGGCGAGCAGGTTCTCTGAGTTCGATGCAGAGGCCGGTGGCAGTTCGTCGGGAATGGTCCAGACCACGAATGAGTTCCACGTGTTCCCGCAGGGTGGCAATCTGAAAACGGCCCTGTCCTGCAGGGAATCCTGAAGAACCTGCGTGATGAGACTGCTTCCGCACATTCAGCCGGCGAAGTTCCTCAAGCGTGAAGTCAAACACGTACCATCGACGGTCATCCCGCAGCCTGTCAGGAAACACGTCAGCTACATCAGTCACCGGATCAAGAGCGATATCACGGAGGACAACCGGCACGTTATCCTTCGACAGCACGCACTTCAGTTCGATGTAGTCTGCTTTCAGGGCATGAGCATATGCAGCGGCTTCCGTGGTGTGTTCCGGCAAGTATCCTGAAGCACCTCCACGAGCAATCACAACCGGCCAGGAGCCGGCAGACTCAGTCGATACGGCCTTTGTTGACTGTCCGTAAGCAGAATTCAGAATAATCAGATATACAGAGACCAGCAGGTTAACCCTGTTCATTTGTCGGCTAACTCCAACTGAACCCACAATGACGGGTCCCAGGCGACGGGGAATTCTTCTGTTACCGTGAGTGGCTGTTCACCCAGTTCGGTGTCGTGGACGAGACAATAGAATCCTAATTGTCGTAGTTCATCAATCTCACGATAACCGTAGAGCTGGCTTTCCGGAATCCAGACTTCCATTTCATAACCGTCTTTACGGGCATGCACTCGAAGCTGAATATGGCGGATCTGTATGTCAGATTTGACTTCCCGCTGTTGCGGAATTGACATGGGGACCACCGTCGGTTCTCCGTCGGCTGAGAGGTTGCAGGGAAAACAGGCCAGTCGATGACAGTAGCCGGTTGCCCGGTGTACGTTACCGGTTGGTCGCGTGTCGATCCACAGTTCCACACAGTCCGAGTCTGTCGGATGATTTGGTTCCCCTGCGAGCGGTCGGGTGCGTCCACAGACAATCACACGAATGCCCAGTCCCTTTGAATTCCAGCCAATATGAACTGTTGAAAAAGACGGGCTGCCGTCCATCATCGACACATTCGGGAGCTGTGCCGAATCGGTCAGTTTCAGCAGCCGCCCTGTTTTTTTCCGTGAGGGTGTCGGACATGCCGGCACTTTCATTCGATAATCAAACAGCAGACTTGACGGGATGATCCGGTTCACGATGAAGCGGCCTTCTGCAGCGGAGGTTCTGACTAAGTCCGGAATACAGGTTCTGAGGGTTTCCGATCAGTTCCTGAGGTACAAACATCACTACTCCCGGTGAGAATCAACACAAAACGAGCGGGCACCGCGAATGTCCTGCTGTCAGACAGAACAATCAGCAGGGGCCGTTCGCTGACCAGAGAGTCGCGCGGCGGTTGTCTCAGTGTGCAGGGGGCGGGCTGTTCTGAAATGCGCGACTTCGATAGAGGAAGTCAATGATGTTACCTTCGTGCGGCTGGAGCCAGTTGAGCTGGAGTGTTTTTACTTCCCCGATATTTAACCGATCCACATTTCTGGCATCGAGCAGTTCGTCCATGAACGATTCATCTTCTGTAATCGCGGAACAGACGAGAGTGTAACCGCACTTTTTCAAAAACTGCTCCTGAGGACATTCGACCACGGATGCGAACGGAAACATATATTCCGTGTTCGCCATTGGATCATCCGGATCACTTACATGCAGCAGGGTTGGTCGAAGAAAATCGCAGCGTTCACTGCACACCAGTCGATCACCATCACGGTACTGAGAAGTGACTTCCGTAACGGACGGGGACTCACAGCCCTCATCAATCTGGCTGTTCATGGCTGCAGCTGCACCCGGCAGTGTGAACGCTGCAAGCCCGGATTCGGGATCATTCATTGGTCTGGGGGCGATAGGGCCGAGTCGCTGTGCGAGTGCCTCAGCAATTTTGTCCGCATGCCGCGACACCCAGATGCCGGAGCAGCTGATACAGCTGCGACCGCTGTTCACATAAATGCTGTCGAACATTAAATCGAGATATTTTTCCCATTCGTCTACTTTGTCATCACCCAGTACGATTTTGGAGAAGCCAGGGCCGTGAGCCTGAACCCGGGGGTTTCCGTGATACTGTTCGATAGTCGCAGT
The Fuerstiella sp. genome window above contains:
- a CDS encoding aldehyde dehydrogenase family protein, producing the protein MIEIPVIRWGKPYESMQQMDVVHFETGETLAKVHEANGGIIKMDMRKSRQAREILRSFSVNDLVRMCEAAAEFYVEADLPLGNGTQSPDEFCTMQSATTGLPEHMCRFNMTKNAFVLKNMGQILDALTRGLPLDILTQGYGVEDRGVMVSYQANCNASGWVLPSNSPGVHTLWLPVIPLQIGLVMKPGPAEPWTPYRMYEAFAQAGVPREAFCLYPGGQDKGAELGGAVLESCERSVIFGGTATIEQYHGNPRVQAHGPGFSKIVLGDDKVDEWEKYLDLMFDSIYVNSGRSCISCSGIWVSRHADKIAEALAQRLGPIAPRPMNDPESGLAAFTLPGAAAAMNSQIDEGCESPSVTEVTSQYRDGDRLVCSERCDFLRPTLLHVSDPDDPMANTEYMFPFASVVECPQEQFLKKCGYTLVCSAITEDESFMDELLDARNVDRLNIGEVKTLQLNWLQPHEGNIIDFLYRSRAFQNSPPPAH
- a CDS encoding HisA/HisF-related TIM barrel protein; the encoded protein is MQMIPVLDLLNGITVQAVAGRRKEYRPIRSCLTNSTDPCVVLRQLDQVCKSENAYIADLDAILNKQPNRCTLAELSRLNLNLMVDAGIQSCEEAEDLLDLGIRNVIVGLESLPDLDTACKLIRHFGPEPLILSLDLKAGVPLTRDESWVQMEPLKVLENLAEAGFRRWIVLDLAGVGKSQGVPTAELCRQVRGLRPNDEIITGGGVRSINDLVQLHTIGIDGVLVASALHTGALTEQNLDEWRRASAVQTQPGS
- a CDS encoding efflux RND transporter periplasmic adaptor subunit, whose product is MKYANRWAWPVSLTAAITVCVLAHSVWFPSTRSGVRRIITKFRAVPANAASDSHVKPTVTDSGGHDHETHAGHTESTSAKLSAESLKNMGLTKDTVLPVRLQSFRTSITVPAVVVEQPGRTRVQVATPMTGAITHIHAVEGEAVQPGTLLFRIQLTHEDLVKAQTNFVKTVGDLQIEENEIARLQKIPNSGAVAGRLLLERKYAKEKLTALLTAQRESLRLHGLSDSQVSQISKTRRLLGDLHMFAPSSDDHSDDEIRLTEQPLRPVAFEVDHAQHHKSATGEQNTGEQNTVPAPLILQKLNVQKGQSVGAGETLCVLTDLRHLYIEGVAFESDVHVLRQALQRGWKVSAVFNRQDESSGRIDELQIAWLANEISSARRTLHFYIVLPNNILHQRQQGGRRYVDWMYFAGQRLQIHVPVEEWPDRIVLPVDAVAQEGAEYFVFQKKGNDFHRVSVHVEYHDQHSFVIAGDATLRPGDLVAMKGAHQMQMALKNKAPGNPDPHAGHSH
- the ftsH gene encoding ATP-dependent zinc metalloprotease FtsH; amino-acid sequence: MSDSSKQPDQMPKKGPQKDRGSQTNFLWYALVFTLVGMVVFSTMHTPAGELIEYSEFVRKIEDGVLTPEEVHELKIGPTELTWQSKSIDYLKNNRKADVKYYRVGLWGQGDDAGTKLEELLQENGIKASYKTAPSPWNDILPTLLLIGLFVGLMIFMVRRLGGAGSAMSFGRSRGKLYAQEDISITFQDVAGINEPLEELKEIVEFLKTPQKYQSLGGRIPRGVLLVGPPGTGKTLLAKAVAGEAGVPFFSLSGSDFVEMYVGVGAARVRDMFQQALQRSPSIIFIDELDALGKVRGSGAPGGHDEREQTLNALLVEMDGFGTDHSVIVMGATNRPETLDPALRRPGRFDRHVVVDRPDIKGRADILDVHAKKVKLSDDVNLQKIARLTPGFVGADLANLVNEAALLSARRSETRVTMQSFEDGVERVMAGLEKTSRIVLEEVKRRVAGHESGHALVAASLPNTDPVHKISIIPRGMGALGYMLQVPEDERELLTQSELDGRIAVLLGGIAAEQIIYDETSTGAQNDLQRATDMSRRMVTEFGMSPRLGRMFYSESQRSPFIGAVGPSIMQENIHSEETLREIDLEVKRIVDESYRRAYEILKSQEKILRRLSLELFEKETITADEMHEIIDEYKDGPKIAPGTTPPAAHTDEDLPIDVVEPDVSREAAE
- the panB gene encoding 3-methyl-2-oxobutanoate hydroxymethyltransferase; amino-acid sequence: MPFTKKQHVTVPDFLAAVETDHRISMVTAYDYLWAGIMDEAGVDSILVGDTLGMVVQGHSTTLPVTLDEIIYHGKLVCRAVRRALVIVDMPFMSYQESPLQAVRSAGRIIKETGADAVKLEGGHIQQSTIEAICRAEIPVMAHVGMRPQAIRRLGAMGRIQRDEQALLDDARAAEDAGAFGLVLELVPGDIARKITDAISIPTIGIGAGPNCSGQVLVGPDMLGLTPGFNPRFLKKFAELRDVALDAVRNYVSEVEQGTFPGPEHTHR